A stretch of the Sulfurimonas sp. HSL3-1 genome encodes the following:
- a CDS encoding prohibitin family protein has product MATDMNDYFNKKKSSSGGSGGGFTPPKPPKMEFNMGKGKSALLLLGVVIVVFLLLAKPFVIITEGERGILATNGKYEPNALLPGLHFIIPVIQKVYLVDTKVRIINYASRIERAGAEGEGLEVRPAITVLDKRGLPVSIELTVQYRLNAQYAAQTISNWGFSWEEKIINPVVRDIVRNVVGQYEAESLPTNRNTIANQIEQGIRQSIEGQENSPAIFQSVQLREIVLPQKVKDQIESVQIAKQQVQKAEQDVQRAKQEALKRAAEAQGKANAVRIEAEGKANAIKIEADATAQANKAISASLTDKLLQMEQIKVQGQFNDALRENKDAKIFLTPGGSTPNIWVDMKNPQRQSAIK; this is encoded by the coding sequence ATGGCAACAGACATGAACGACTACTTCAACAAGAAAAAAAGCAGCTCCGGCGGCAGCGGCGGCGGGTTCACCCCGCCCAAGCCCCCCAAGATGGAGTTCAACATGGGCAAAGGCAAATCGGCACTGCTCCTTCTCGGCGTCGTCATCGTTGTCTTCCTGCTCCTCGCCAAACCCTTCGTTATCATTACCGAAGGCGAACGCGGTATCCTCGCGACCAACGGGAAGTATGAACCCAACGCCCTCCTGCCGGGCCTGCACTTCATCATCCCCGTGATCCAGAAGGTCTACCTCGTCGATACGAAGGTGAGGATCATCAACTACGCCAGCCGCATCGAGCGTGCCGGGGCCGAAGGCGAAGGCCTTGAAGTCCGTCCGGCGATCACCGTCTTGGATAAACGCGGTCTGCCCGTCTCCATCGAACTGACGGTCCAGTACCGCCTCAATGCGCAGTACGCGGCACAGACGATCTCCAACTGGGGCTTCAGCTGGGAAGAGAAGATCATCAACCCCGTCGTGCGCGACATTGTCCGCAACGTCGTCGGCCAGTACGAAGCGGAATCCCTGCCGACGAACCGCAATACCATCGCGAACCAGATCGAACAGGGCATCCGCCAAAGCATCGAGGGGCAGGAGAACTCTCCTGCCATCTTCCAGTCGGTGCAGCTGCGTGAAATCGTCCTGCCGCAGAAGGTCAAGGACCAGATCGAAAGCGTCCAGATCGCCAAGCAGCAGGTCCAGAAAGCCGAGCAGGATGTCCAGCGCGCCAAGCAGGAAGCCCTCAAACGGGCCGCCGAGGCCCAGGGTAAAGCCAATGCCGTCCGCATCGAGGCGGAGGGTAAAGCCAACGCGATCAAGATCGAAGCCGACGCGACCGCCCAGGCCAACAAGGCCATCAGCGCCTCACTCACGGACAAGCTTCTCCAGATGGAGCAGATCAAGGTCCAGGGACAGTTCAACGACGCCCTGCGCGAGAACAAAGATGCGAAGATATTCCTGACCCCGGGAGGCTCCACCCCGAACATCTGGGTCGACATGAAGAACCCGCAGCGCCAGAGCGCCATCAAGTAA
- the purF gene encoding amidophosphoribosyltransferase, whose amino-acid sequence MRQSLNEKCAVVGIFNHVEASKLAYFSLHSLQHRGQEAAGISSGDGERLHTIKDRGLVTQVFDEQKLATLKGHMAIGHTRYSTAGDDSILDAQPVHANYDLGQISIVHNGNLTNAQEVRNKLIKEGAIFQSSMDTENLIHLIARSNQGKLKDRIIDAVKQIEGAFSLVFLSRSKMFAVRDRFGFRPLALGRIGEGYVVASETCAFDLIGATYIRDVEPGEMLIFEKGKAPQSLKIFDAMPKHCIFEYVYFARPDSEVFGKNVYQKRKNMGVQLAKEQPIEADMVVPVPDGGVPAAIGYSQESGIPYEMGIMRNHYIGRTFIEPTQEMRDLKVKMKLSPIRELIEGKRLIVIDDSIVRGTTSRRIVRMLKEAGAAEVHMRISSPPTTDPCFYGVDTPNKEKLIAANMSIDEICHYIEADSLAFLSTEALMRSVRAEGSEYCTACFTGEYIV is encoded by the coding sequence ATGCGTCAATCATTGAATGAAAAATGTGCCGTCGTCGGCATCTTCAACCATGTCGAAGCTTCCAAGCTCGCCTATTTCTCCCTGCATTCGCTGCAGCACCGCGGCCAAGAGGCGGCGGGGATCAGTTCCGGGGACGGGGAGCGCCTGCACACCATCAAAGACCGGGGGCTCGTTACCCAGGTATTCGACGAGCAGAAGCTGGCGACGCTCAAAGGGCATATGGCCATCGGACATACCCGTTATTCGACGGCGGGAGACGATTCCATCCTCGATGCCCAGCCTGTCCATGCCAATTACGACCTTGGGCAGATCTCCATCGTCCACAACGGAAACCTGACCAATGCCCAGGAAGTCCGCAACAAGCTCATTAAAGAGGGGGCGATCTTCCAGAGCTCCATGGATACGGAGAACCTGATCCACCTGATCGCCAGAAGTAACCAGGGCAAACTCAAAGACCGTATCATCGATGCCGTCAAGCAGATCGAGGGGGCGTTCTCCCTCGTTTTCCTGAGCCGCAGCAAGATGTTCGCTGTCCGTGACCGCTTCGGTTTCCGTCCGCTGGCGCTGGGACGTATCGGTGAAGGATACGTTGTCGCCTCCGAGACCTGTGCTTTTGATCTGATCGGGGCGACCTATATCCGGGACGTTGAACCGGGCGAAATGCTTATCTTTGAAAAGGGGAAGGCACCACAGTCGCTCAAGATCTTCGATGCGATGCCGAAACACTGTATTTTCGAATACGTCTACTTTGCTCGTCCCGATTCCGAAGTCTTCGGCAAAAATGTCTACCAGAAACGCAAGAACATGGGCGTGCAGCTGGCCAAAGAGCAGCCGATCGAGGCGGATATGGTCGTGCCCGTCCCCGACGGGGGCGTTCCGGCAGCCATCGGCTATTCGCAGGAGAGCGGGATCCCTTACGAGATGGGGATCATGCGTAACCACTACATCGGCCGTACCTTCATCGAGCCGACGCAGGAGATGCGCGACCTGAAAGTCAAGATGAAGCTCTCCCCGATCCGCGAACTGATCGAGGGGAAACGCCTCATCGTCATCGACGACTCCATCGTTCGCGGGACGACGAGCCGCCGCATCGTGCGTATGCTCAAAGAGGCGGGCGCGGCTGAGGTGCATATGCGCATCTCCAGCCCGCCGACGACGGACCCCTGCTTCTACGGTGTGGACACGCCGAACAAAGAGAAGCTGATCGCGGCCAATATGAGCATCGACGAGATCTGCCACTACATTGAGGCGGACTCTCTGGCGTTTCTGAGCACCGAGGCGCTGATGCGTTCGGTCCGGGCCGAGGGCAGCGAATACTGTACCGCCTGCTTTACCGGCGAGTACATCGTCTAG
- the hisIE gene encoding bifunctional phosphoribosyl-AMP cyclohydrolase/phosphoribosyl-ATP diphosphatase HisIE, with product MQEILNRVDWQKQELLPVIVQDVHTNEVLMMAYMNREALQLSLETKLAHYYSRSKQRLWKKGESSGHLQHIKQFLIDCDDDTLLLKVEQEGVACHTGRKSCFFTELDSGSETMQVEVDTTAAYGVIDTLYHTILERKNANPETSWTAKLLSKGENTILKKVVEEAGEFSFAVKDDDEEEIVYEAADLTYHVLVALGYKNISPDRIKQELARRFGISGIAEKASRPS from the coding sequence ATGCAAGAAATACTCAATCGGGTCGATTGGCAAAAACAGGAACTGCTTCCCGTCATCGTGCAGGACGTCCATACGAACGAAGTCCTGATGATGGCCTATATGAACCGTGAAGCCCTCCAGCTCTCCCTGGAGACGAAACTCGCCCACTACTACTCCCGTTCCAAGCAGCGGCTGTGGAAAAAGGGCGAAAGCAGCGGCCACCTGCAGCACATCAAGCAGTTCCTCATCGACTGCGACGACGACACCCTGCTGCTCAAAGTGGAGCAGGAGGGTGTCGCCTGCCACACCGGCCGCAAATCCTGCTTCTTCACCGAGCTCGACAGCGGCAGCGAAACAATGCAGGTCGAGGTCGATACGACGGCAGCCTACGGCGTTATCGACACCCTCTACCACACGATCCTCGAACGCAAGAACGCCAACCCGGAAACCTCCTGGACGGCCAAGCTACTGAGTAAAGGGGAAAACACGATCCTCAAAAAGGTCGTCGAAGAGGCAGGAGAGTTCAGTTTCGCCGTCAAGGACGACGACGAGGAGGAGATCGTCTACGAAGCGGCGGACCTCACCTACCACGTCCTCGTCGCCCTGGGCTACAAGAACATCTCCCCCGACCGCATCAAGCAGGAGCTCGCCCGCCGCTTCGGCATAAGCGGCATTGCGGAAAAGGCCTCACGCCCTTCATAA
- a CDS encoding YraN family protein: MSRAAGDVAEQQAVDFLRVRGFRIIDRNVSSRFGEIDILAMRDEVLHIIEVKSSPTFEQAANNVTPAKIRKILMTAESYMKKHRLELDYVLDAVIVSGGECELLENITL; the protein is encoded by the coding sequence ATGAGCCGGGCTGCAGGGGACGTCGCCGAACAGCAGGCCGTCGATTTCTTGCGCGTACGCGGGTTCAGGATCATCGACAGGAACGTCAGCAGCCGTTTCGGCGAGATCGATATCCTGGCCATGCGGGATGAGGTGCTGCACATCATCGAGGTGAAAAGTTCCCCGACCTTTGAACAGGCGGCGAACAACGTCACACCGGCGAAAATACGCAAGATCCTGATGACGGCGGAAAGCTATATGAAAAAGCACCGCCTGGAGCTTGACTACGTGCTTGACGCCGTGATTGTCAGCGGCGGGGAGTGCGAATTGCTTGAAAATATCACCTTGTAG
- a CDS encoding molybdopterin oxidoreductase family protein, giving the protein MGNSVKVIDSVCTYCGVGCDIEGHVEDNQIVKIGASADGYVSQGKLCIKGKYGFDFVSDANRLRTPRIRKSFLAKNPAIAEAFGGKLRDFDETWFECDVDTAVSAAAMKLREIQSKHGEKSFCAIGGARTSCESAYLFQKFTRHTMNSPHVDNCARVCHSPSLKGMRTTIGEGAATNPYNDIYETEFMVVIGSNTTEAHPIVANRIVEAAQKHHNLAVIDVRDIKLMKFAKHKAIIPHEANLLILNMMARVIIEEELYNKAFIGTRTKWFEEYKEKILGDPYTDPDYFKQVSGFEHLAKLIPNIAREYAVKKSMIFWGLGITEHLDGSYAVMAITHLALLTGNIGQTGAGLMPLRGQNNVQGACDMGCLPYYDPDYQKPKEEGLMTPQLVDAMLEGKIKAVLNMGEDITHIHPNLNKIDRAFEQLELLMVQEIMMNDVAKRADIVVGVKSAYEKTGVYVNAMRRLHLSQPLVQSDLPDDWEVIQMLDNKMGGSYDYKESSEVWDEVREVAHRRFSGASYMRLERHRKRGLQWPVYTEDTPVLHLLDFRTPDGLGQFHYHQYAPRGMVPELIAKKRVEDGYYLTTGRTLAHYNNAAQTKASERLNKRYDEDILLVSETDAAAFPTEKAVLHTEYGSSAPLRVKITDKVQPGTLFATFHHAGSRINALFGDKRDELILTAAFKSIKVRAEAV; this is encoded by the coding sequence ATGGGCAATTCGGTCAAAGTGATCGACAGCGTCTGTACCTACTGCGGCGTCGGCTGTGATATCGAAGGGCATGTCGAGGACAACCAGATCGTCAAGATCGGCGCCTCGGCGGACGGCTATGTTTCGCAGGGCAAGCTCTGCATCAAGGGCAAATACGGTTTTGATTTTGTCAGTGACGCCAACCGTCTCCGCACTCCGCGGATCCGCAAAAGCTTCTTGGCGAAGAACCCGGCGATTGCCGAGGCGTTCGGCGGAAAACTGCGCGACTTCGACGAGACCTGGTTCGAGTGCGATGTCGATACCGCGGTGAGTGCGGCGGCGATGAAGCTGCGGGAGATCCAGTCGAAACACGGCGAAAAGAGCTTCTGCGCGATCGGCGGGGCGCGTACCAGCTGCGAGAGCGCCTACCTTTTCCAGAAGTTCACCCGCCATACGATGAACTCCCCCCATGTCGACAACTGTGCCCGCGTCTGCCACAGCCCCAGTCTTAAGGGGATGCGTACGACGATCGGCGAGGGGGCGGCGACGAACCCCTATAACGACATCTACGAAACGGAGTTTATGGTCGTCATCGGTTCGAATACGACCGAGGCGCACCCCATCGTCGCCAACCGCATCGTCGAGGCGGCGCAGAAGCACCACAACCTCGCCGTCATCGACGTGCGTGACATCAAGCTGATGAAGTTCGCCAAGCACAAGGCGATTATCCCCCACGAGGCGAACCTGCTCATTCTCAACATGATGGCCCGGGTCATCATCGAAGAGGAGCTCTACAACAAAGCATTCATCGGAACACGCACGAAGTGGTTCGAGGAGTACAAAGAGAAGATTCTGGGTGACCCCTATACGGACCCGGACTATTTCAAGCAGGTCAGCGGTTTCGAGCACCTCGCCAAGCTGATCCCGAACATCGCCCGCGAATACGCCGTGAAGAAGTCGATGATCTTCTGGGGGCTGGGGATTACCGAACACCTCGACGGCTCCTACGCGGTCATGGCGATCACCCACCTCGCACTGCTGACGGGGAACATCGGCCAGACCGGGGCGGGGCTGATGCCGCTGCGCGGCCAGAACAACGTCCAGGGCGCCTGCGACATGGGGTGTCTGCCCTACTACGACCCCGATTACCAAAAGCCCAAGGAAGAGGGGCTCATGACGCCGCAGCTCGTCGACGCGATGCTTGAGGGCAAGATCAAGGCGGTGCTCAACATGGGCGAGGATATCACTCATATCCATCCCAACCTCAACAAGATCGACAGGGCGTTCGAGCAGCTGGAGCTGCTGATGGTCCAGGAGATCATGATGAACGACGTCGCCAAGCGCGCCGATATCGTCGTCGGGGTCAAGTCCGCCTACGAGAAGACAGGCGTCTACGTCAACGCGATGCGCCGTCTGCACCTCTCCCAGCCGCTGGTGCAATCGGACCTGCCTGATGACTGGGAAGTGATCCAGATGCTCGATAACAAGATGGGCGGCAGCTACGATTACAAAGAGAGTTCCGAGGTGTGGGACGAGGTACGCGAAGTCGCCCACCGCCGCTTCAGCGGCGCCTCCTACATGCGCCTAGAGCGCCACCGAAAGCGGGGGCTCCAGTGGCCGGTCTACACCGAAGATACCCCGGTACTGCACCTGCTCGACTTCCGGACGCCCGACGGTCTGGGGCAGTTCCACTACCACCAGTACGCGCCCCGCGGCATGGTCCCCGAGCTCATCGCGAAAAAACGGGTTGAAGACGGCTACTATCTGACGACGGGGCGAACGTTGGCCCATTACAACAACGCCGCCCAGACGAAGGCTTCCGAGCGCCTGAACAAGCGTTATGACGAAGATATTCTGCTGGTGAGCGAAACGGATGCGGCGGCCTTCCCGACGGAAAAGGCGGTCTTGCATACCGAATACGGCTCTTCGGCCCCGCTGCGGGTCAAGATCACCGACAAGGTACAGCCTGGCACGCTCTTTGCAACGTTCCACCATGCGGGCTCGCGCATCAATGCGCTTTTCGGGGACAAGCGGGACGAACTGATCCTGACGGCGGCGTTCAAATCGATCAAGGTCCGGGCCGAAGCGGTATGA
- a CDS encoding homoserine dehydrogenase has protein sequence MLKVGVIGVGTVGTAVVQILEDNKEMITARAGTEVVVKTGVVRTLNKERGIDIALTSDPYEVVNDPEIDIVVELMGGVEGPFDVVKKALENGKAVVTANKALLAYHRYELQELAGDLAFEYEASVAGGIPIINALRDGLSANHIESIKGIMNGTCNYMLTKMTEEGVAFDAILKESQELGYAEADPTFDIGGFDAAHKLLILASIAYGIDVKPEDILIEGIESVTQEDIAFAKEFGYAVKLLGIAKRDGDAVELRVHAALISKEQMIAKIDGVMNGVSVIGDRVGETLYYGPGAGGDATASAVVANIIDIARAGGKRSPMLGYNTPLEHGLRLRPSDEIETKYYLRIRVEDRPGVLAKITQLFGEFEISIETMLQRPASGGYANLLFSTHCAVEGNMKEVLSQIEGLSFVMAKPVMIRIV, from the coding sequence ATGCTTAAAGTCGGCGTGATCGGTGTCGGGACCGTCGGCACTGCGGTGGTTCAGATCCTCGAAGACAACAAGGAGATGATCACGGCGCGGGCCGGGACGGAAGTTGTCGTCAAAACGGGTGTCGTCCGTACCCTGAACAAAGAGCGCGGGATCGATATTGCGCTCACCAGTGACCCCTACGAGGTCGTCAACGACCCGGAGATCGATATCGTCGTGGAATTAATGGGGGGCGTTGAAGGCCCCTTTGATGTCGTCAAAAAGGCGTTGGAGAACGGCAAGGCGGTCGTCACGGCGAACAAGGCCCTGTTGGCGTACCACCGCTATGAGCTCCAGGAGCTGGCCGGGGATCTTGCCTTCGAGTACGAAGCGAGCGTTGCCGGCGGTATCCCCATCATCAACGCCCTGCGCGACGGCCTTTCGGCGAATCACATCGAGAGCATCAAGGGGATTATGAACGGTACCTGCAACTACATGCTCACGAAAATGACGGAGGAGGGTGTCGCCTTTGACGCCATCCTCAAAGAGTCGCAGGAGCTCGGCTATGCCGAGGCGGACCCGACCTTCGACATCGGCGGCTTCGATGCGGCGCACAAGCTGCTGATCCTCGCCTCCATTGCCTACGGGATCGATGTCAAACCCGAGGATATCCTGATCGAGGGGATCGAGTCCGTCACCCAGGAGGACATCGCTTTTGCCAAGGAGTTCGGATACGCGGTTAAACTGCTGGGCATCGCCAAGCGCGACGGCGATGCCGTCGAACTGCGGGTGCATGCGGCCCTGATCAGCAAGGAGCAGATGATCGCGAAGATCGACGGCGTGATGAACGGCGTCAGCGTCATCGGCGACCGCGTCGGTGAAACCCTCTATTACGGACCGGGTGCCGGCGGAGACGCGACGGCGAGCGCCGTTGTCGCCAATATCATCGACATCGCCCGGGCCGGGGGAAAACGTTCGCCGATGCTCGGCTACAACACTCCGCTGGAACATGGGCTGAGACTGCGCCCGAGCGACGAGATCGAGACCAAGTATTACCTGCGTATCCGCGTTGAGGACCGTCCGGGTGTCCTGGCCAAGATCACCCAGCTCTTCGGCGAGTTTGAGATCTCCATTGAGACGATGCTGCAGCGTCCCGCTTCCGGCGGCTATGCGAACCTGCTCTTCTCGACGCACTGCGCGGTCGAAGGCAATATGAAAGAGGTCCTCTCCCAGATCGAAGGGCTCTCCTTCGTCATGGCGAAGCCGGTCATGATCCGGATCGTCTAA
- the trxA gene encoding thioredoxin, whose product MGKYVELTAATFEDTVKEGVTLVDFWAPWCGPCRMIAPVIEELAEDYEGKATIAKVNTDEEQDIAVKFGIRSIPTVMIFKNGEVVDQMIGAASKQAFEEKINAHL is encoded by the coding sequence ATGGGAAAATATGTTGAACTGACGGCTGCTACATTTGAGGACACTGTAAAAGAAGGTGTTACACTGGTTGACTTCTGGGCACCGTGGTGTGGACCGTGCCGCATGATCGCACCGGTAATCGAAGAGCTGGCTGAAGATTACGAAGGCAAAGCGACCATCGCGAAAGTGAACACGGATGAAGAGCAGGACATCGCCGTAAAATTCGGTATCCGCTCCATCCCGACGGTCATGATCTTCAAGAACGGCGAAGTCGTTGATCAGATGATCGGTGCTGCTTCCAAGCAGGCGTTTGAAGAGAAAATCAACGCACACCTCTAA
- a CDS encoding NAD(P)/FAD-dependent oxidoreductase has translation MLDCAIIGGGPAGLTAGLYATRGGLKNVVMYEQGMPGGQITGSSEIENYPGVTGEISGMDLMMPWPEQCMRFGLKHEMVAVTNVARTPEGTFRITREDGKIDEALSVIVCTGSTPKRAGFKGEDLLFGRGVSTCATCDGFFYKGKEVAVIGGGDTALEEALYLSKICSKVYLVHRRDRFRAAPSTIERVSNTANIEQVLDAVPDEVYGDAMGVTGLRVAFRDGTTRDLEIPGVFVFVGHNVNNAVLKQEDGSWLCDVNDWGQVIVDLSMRTSTPGVFAAGDLRIEAPKQVVCAAGDGATAALQVITYVDEKQNA, from the coding sequence ATGCTCGATTGTGCCATTATCGGAGGCGGTCCGGCCGGACTGACGGCGGGGCTTTATGCGACGCGCGGCGGCTTGAAAAACGTCGTGATGTATGAACAGGGCATGCCCGGGGGCCAGATCACGGGCAGCAGCGAGATTGAGAACTATCCCGGGGTCACCGGCGAGATCTCCGGTATGGACCTGATGATGCCGTGGCCGGAGCAGTGCATGCGTTTCGGACTTAAGCATGAGATGGTCGCAGTGACCAACGTTGCGCGGACACCGGAGGGGACTTTCCGCATCACGCGCGAAGACGGCAAAATCGACGAAGCGCTCAGCGTCATCGTCTGTACCGGTTCGACGCCGAAGCGTGCAGGCTTCAAAGGCGAGGATCTCCTCTTCGGACGCGGCGTGAGCACCTGCGCCACCTGTGACGGTTTCTTCTACAAAGGCAAGGAGGTCGCCGTGATCGGCGGCGGAGACACGGCGCTCGAAGAGGCGCTCTATCTCTCCAAGATCTGCTCCAAGGTCTACCTGGTGCACCGCCGGGACCGTTTCCGGGCCGCACCGAGTACGATCGAGCGTGTCAGCAACACCGCCAATATCGAGCAGGTGCTTGATGCCGTCCCCGACGAGGTCTACGGGGACGCGATGGGCGTGACCGGGCTGCGGGTCGCTTTCCGCGACGGTACGACCCGCGATCTGGAGATCCCGGGCGTCTTCGTTTTCGTCGGCCATAACGTCAACAACGCCGTGCTGAAACAGGAAGACGGCAGTTGGCTCTGCGACGTCAACGACTGGGGACAGGTCATCGTGGACCTCAGTATGCGTACCAGTACGCCGGGCGTTTTCGCCGCGGGCGACCTGCGCATCGAGGCACCGAAACAGGTCGTTTGCGCCGCAGGCGACGGTGCGACGGCGGCGCTTCAGGTGATCACGTACGTCGATGAAAAACAAAACGCTTAG
- the dapB gene encoding 4-hydroxy-tetrahydrodipicolinate reductase — protein sequence MVNVGIYGATGRVGKLLIEDLGPEETLKLSAVYVRNSLEASLPEGTLVTNDVEAFVAASDIIIDFSLPEAAQPLLETLLKTPKPLVSGTTGLNVHQLNLLKELSGVAPVLYATNMSLGVALLNKLVNLASKTLDGFDIEIVEMHHRHKKDAPSGTALTLAESAAAGRELDLDKVRVSGRNGNIGERTGDEIAVMALRGGDIVGRHTVGFYNDGEFIELNHTATSRNTFSKGAIRAAKWLHTQPSGLYSIADCLGL from the coding sequence ATGGTAAACGTCGGAATTTACGGGGCGACCGGCCGTGTAGGCAAACTGCTGATCGAGGATCTGGGCCCGGAGGAGACGCTGAAGCTCTCCGCGGTCTATGTCCGTAACAGCCTGGAGGCTTCCCTGCCGGAGGGGACACTGGTGACCAATGACGTGGAGGCCTTTGTCGCGGCGTCGGACATCATTATCGATTTTTCCCTGCCCGAAGCGGCCCAGCCGCTGCTCGAAACCCTGCTAAAAACCCCGAAACCGCTGGTCAGCGGGACGACGGGCCTGAATGTCCACCAGCTCAACCTGCTCAAAGAGCTGAGCGGCGTGGCGCCGGTGCTGTATGCGACGAACATGTCCCTGGGCGTGGCGCTGCTGAACAAGCTCGTCAACCTCGCCTCCAAGACCCTCGACGGGTTCGACATCGAGATCGTCGAGATGCACCACCGCCACAAGAAAGATGCCCCCAGCGGCACGGCGCTGACACTCGCCGAATCGGCGGCAGCGGGCCGTGAACTTGACCTCGACAAGGTCCGCGTCAGCGGCCGTAACGGCAATATCGGCGAACGCACCGGTGACGAGATCGCCGTGATGGCGCTGCGCGGCGGCGACATCGTCGGGCGCCATACCGTCGGTTTTTACAACGACGGCGAGTTTATCGAACTGAACCACACCGCCACCAGCCGCAACACCTTCTCAAAAGGTGCTATTCGTGCGGCGAAGTGGCTGCATACGCAACCCAGCGGCCTCTATTCCATCGCCGACTGCCTCGGACTGTAA
- a CDS encoding TIGR01212 family radical SAM protein (This family includes YhcC from E. coli K-12, an uncharacterized radical SAM protein.), producing the protein MQPKQIYTFGTYLQEKFGEKVFKVSISISGFTCPNIDGTVARGGCTFCENDSFSPSLDKVQPLKGFHLNLQSKENPYLPKQLEQLEKQFDVLSARLRREYGATKFLVYFQSFTNTYAPFETLKALYDKALSFDDVVGLSIGTRSDSITDETLDYLSELAKTKEIWVEYGIQSVYDETLERINRGHDSANVEHWIKKSKAAGLHVCGHLIFGLPGETQEMMLETAARAYEWGIDSVKYHPLYVVTRTALANEYARGEFTPITEEEYLDTLLKAIEMKPERVSVQRITAGIDNDTLIAPAWCRDRNTQVRHINAALKTIGMKY; encoded by the coding sequence TTGCAGCCGAAGCAGATCTATACTTTCGGGACCTATCTCCAGGAGAAATTCGGCGAGAAGGTCTTCAAAGTCTCCATCTCCATCTCCGGCTTCACCTGCCCCAATATCGACGGCACCGTTGCCCGGGGCGGCTGTACCTTCTGCGAGAACGACTCCTTCAGTCCGAGCCTCGACAAAGTCCAGCCGCTCAAGGGTTTCCACCTGAACCTGCAGAGCAAAGAGAACCCCTACCTCCCCAAGCAGCTCGAGCAGCTTGAAAAGCAGTTCGACGTCCTCTCGGCGAGACTACGTCGCGAATACGGGGCGACGAAGTTCCTTGTCTATTTCCAGTCCTTTACGAATACCTATGCCCCCTTCGAGACGCTCAAGGCGCTCTATGACAAGGCGCTCTCCTTTGATGACGTCGTGGGGCTCAGTATCGGGACGCGCTCGGACAGTATCACCGACGAGACCCTCGACTACCTCTCCGAACTGGCCAAAACGAAAGAGATCTGGGTCGAGTACGGCATCCAGTCCGTCTACGACGAGACCCTCGAGCGGATCAACCGCGGCCATGACAGCGCCAATGTCGAGCACTGGATCAAGAAGAGCAAAGCGGCGGGCCTGCATGTCTGCGGCCACCTCATTTTCGGGCTGCCAGGCGAAACGCAGGAAATGATGCTGGAGACGGCGGCGAGGGCGTACGAGTGGGGGATCGATTCGGTGAAGTACCACCCCCTCTACGTCGTGACGCGCACGGCACTGGCCAACGAGTACGCCCGGGGGGAGTTTACGCCGATTACGGAGGAGGAGTACCTTGATACCCTGCTCAAGGCGATCGAGATGAAGCCCGAGCGTGTCTCCGTGCAGCGCATTACCGCCGGGATCGACAACGACACCCTCATCGCGCCGGCGTGGTGCCGGGACCGCAATACGCAGGTACGGCATATCAATGCGGCGCTGAAGACAATCGGGATGAAATACTAA